The following are from one region of the Candidatus Auribacterota bacterium genome:
- a CDS encoding NAD(P)H-binding protein: MILITGANGYVGVHLVEKLCGEGIAVRALVRRGCGADEQAFLAEMGAQVVEANLEEEALLLRALEGVETIVHLLGSIERPKRGGYQDMHTRKTQLLLRAFRAAIPGSKRKCAVTRPGGAGRVVYLSAIGASGEAGNNYLKTKWEAEEEIRRSGLEYIVIRSSLVFGKTTGARDSKIIKKLSRMAAGRRAVPLVRSGRNRLQPIFIGDLVSCITDAIAAPGCPREVWEVGGPRVLTLREITALLIKALGLQRRIVGIPYPVAYLVGLGARLLRREGTLNLEQIRMSRCDTICTRNRAESLLGNRLLGFEDGMMRTVARFGLAGLSGETEQ; the protein is encoded by the coding sequence ATGATTCTCATTACCGGCGCGAACGGGTACGTGGGCGTGCACCTCGTGGAGAAACTCTGCGGGGAAGGGATAGCCGTCCGCGCGCTTGTCAGGAGGGGGTGCGGCGCCGACGAGCAGGCGTTTCTCGCGGAGATGGGGGCGCAGGTGGTTGAGGCGAATCTTGAGGAGGAGGCTCTTCTCCTGCGGGCATTGGAAGGGGTGGAAACAATCGTCCACCTCCTGGGAAGTATCGAGCGTCCGAAGCGCGGCGGTTACCAAGACATGCACACACGCAAGACCCAACTGCTCCTCCGGGCGTTTCGGGCCGCGATTCCCGGCTCGAAAAGGAAGTGCGCGGTTACCCGTCCGGGAGGAGCGGGGCGGGTCGTGTATCTGAGCGCCATCGGCGCTTCAGGGGAGGCAGGCAACAACTACTTGAAGACCAAGTGGGAGGCGGAAGAAGAAATCAGGCGGTCGGGCCTGGAATATATCGTCATCAGATCCTCGCTCGTCTTCGGGAAAACGACAGGGGCCCGGGACAGCAAAATCATCAAGAAGCTTTCCCGGATGGCCGCGGGTCGGAGGGCAGTGCCTCTTGTCCGCTCGGGACGCAATCGCCTCCAGCCGATCTTCATAGGTGACCTCGTATCCTGCATCACCGATGCGATTGCTGCCCCCGGCTGCCCCCGCGAGGTATGGGAGGTGGGAGGCCCCCGCGTACTCACGCTCAGGGAGATTACCGCTCTTCTGATCAAGGCACTGGGCCTTCAGCGCCGCATCGTGGGCATCCCCTATCCGGTCGCCTATCTCGTTGGCCTCGGCGCCCGGCTGCTCCGACGTGAGGGCACGCTCAATTTGGAACAGATCAGAATGTCGCGTTGTGATACTATCTGTACCCGAAATAGAGCCGAGTCCCTCCTGGGGAATCGCCTCCTCGGTTTTGAAGACGGCATGATGAGAACTGTTGCGCGCTTCGGCCTCGCCGGGCTATCGGGGGAAACAGAACAATGA
- a CDS encoding NAD-dependent epimerase/dehydratase family protein — MNALVTGATGCVGSNLAELLVSKGHRVRALVRPGSDTAFLRSLGVELRPGDLMDEESLGGAVRGVDIVFHCAAVVSDWASLEEMRRVNVHGLELLLKACAAARIKRFLYTSSMVVLGMDRQDNLDESAPFVYTGDNYNTTKIEAEKLLWDSAGRTGLSVTVIRAPYVYGPRDRQMFPRILTYLKNGRYAYVAGGLNPFTLVYAKNLAEALLLAAGSSRAVGQVYNVTDGASVTRRDLITRIANGMGCAQPRKSIPYPLAVMVCKFCELTAKVLRLKSAPLLNRFRLKFMYTHLTFDISKARRELGYGPDIPFERALQETIEWFKSRGS; from the coding sequence ATGAATGCACTGGTGACCGGAGCGACGGGATGCGTGGGGAGTAATCTTGCTGAACTCCTGGTGTCGAAGGGGCATCGGGTGAGGGCGCTTGTCCGTCCCGGGAGCGATACGGCCTTTCTGCGGTCGCTCGGCGTGGAGCTCCGGCCTGGCGATCTCATGGATGAGGAGTCGCTCGGTGGCGCCGTGCGAGGCGTGGACATCGTATTTCACTGCGCGGCGGTGGTGAGTGATTGGGCGAGTCTTGAGGAAATGAGGCGCGTGAACGTCCACGGCCTCGAGCTGTTGCTCAAGGCGTGCGCCGCCGCCCGGATCAAGAGATTCCTGTACACGAGCTCAATGGTGGTCCTGGGCATGGACAGGCAGGACAATCTGGACGAGTCGGCGCCATTTGTGTACACGGGCGACAACTACAACACCACAAAGATAGAAGCCGAGAAACTCCTCTGGGATTCCGCAGGGCGGACCGGCCTGTCCGTGACGGTCATCAGGGCGCCCTACGTGTATGGCCCGCGCGACCGCCAGATGTTTCCGCGTATTCTTACCTATTTGAAAAACGGGAGGTACGCGTACGTTGCCGGGGGGTTGAATCCATTCACGCTCGTCTATGCGAAGAATCTTGCGGAGGCGCTGCTCCTCGCGGCCGGGTCATCGCGCGCCGTGGGCCAGGTATACAATGTTACCGACGGCGCATCAGTCACACGCAGGGATCTGATCACCAGGATCGCGAACGGGATGGGGTGTGCGCAACCCCGCAAGAGCATACCGTACCCTCTCGCCGTCATGGTGTGCAAGTTCTGTGAGCTGACCGCGAAGGTCTTGAGGCTGAAATCAGCCCCCCTCCTCAACCGGTTCAGGCTGAAATTCATGTACACCCACCTTACCTTCGATATCTCAAAAGCGAGACGCGAACTTGGATACGGCCCGGATATTCCGTTTGAGAGAGCCCTTCAGGAAACAATTGAATGGTTCAAAAGCCGGGGTTCGTGA
- a CDS encoding alpha/beta fold hydrolase yields MNPEIKETSAADGVKLRYREWNPRTPRGVVIGIHGIRSHGAWYDETCAHLCLKGYHVLFPDRRGSGLNRGEMRGPVSYQRWIGDVEHFISLAGRDLPGKPVHLLGISWGGRLAAAVAVAGRVQLKSLIFAVPGLVSLRDYAPWTKLAVAMALLFKNDREFVIPLDDPALFTDDPDEQNYIEEDAFGLRRVTARFLLESRRLERCAKSAFPGIRIPFLLLLAGRDQIVDNGAVKELFHSCACGDKVMKIYEKARHTLEFGPCRDEYYEDLVRWLDNHR; encoded by the coding sequence TTGAATCCTGAGATAAAGGAGACATCAGCCGCTGACGGAGTCAAGCTCCGCTACCGTGAATGGAATCCCCGAACGCCCAGGGGCGTGGTGATAGGCATCCACGGCATCCGCAGCCACGGTGCATGGTACGACGAAACCTGCGCGCATCTTTGCCTCAAGGGGTATCATGTGCTCTTTCCCGATCGCCGGGGCTCCGGCCTCAACCGGGGGGAGATGAGGGGCCCCGTGAGCTATCAGCGATGGATCGGGGATGTGGAGCATTTTATCAGCCTCGCGGGGCGAGACCTCCCCGGGAAGCCGGTCCACCTCCTGGGAATATCGTGGGGAGGGCGGCTGGCGGCTGCGGTTGCCGTCGCCGGCAGGGTTCAATTGAAGAGTCTTATTTTTGCCGTGCCCGGCCTTGTCTCACTCCGCGATTACGCGCCATGGACAAAGCTCGCCGTGGCGATGGCGCTGCTTTTTAAGAACGATAGGGAATTCGTAATCCCCCTGGATGATCCGGCGCTTTTTACCGATGATCCGGACGAACAAAACTACATAGAAGAGGACGCGTTTGGCCTGAGGCGCGTGACCGCGAGGTTCCTCCTCGAGAGCCGGAGATTGGAGCGGTGTGCAAAAAGCGCATTCCCGGGCATACGCATCCCCTTCCTCCTCCTCCTTGCCGGGCGCGATCAGATTGTTGACAATGGCGCGGTGAAAGAGCTCTTCCATTCATGCGCATGTGGCGACAAGGTCATGAAAATCTATGAGAAGGCGAGGCACACGCTGGAGTTTGGCCCGTGCCGGGATGAGTATTACGAGGACCTGGTGAGGTGGCTCGACAACCACAGATGA
- a CDS encoding dipeptide epimerase: MRITKITVYHVRLPLKVAFAHSRSTRSTAENVVVEALTDGGVSGFGEGVPREYVTGETPASSVRYLARLDYSFLAGEWRSPAHGLSRLQEWEGAAEGDGAIFPGAARCALGLSVLDALMKSHCAGVGDLAAHIRGLTPCGERSARVRYSAVCSGGSARRVAASLITYRLYGFRAVKLKVGWGEKRDVALVRMARMLLGRGIDIRVDANGAWDTPTALRVIPRLSALGISSVEEPLAPACRDDLPFIRARVNVPIMLDESVCSPAQLKHAVDSRSCDVVNIRLSKCGGFLASLSMAAELRAKGIGYQLGCQVGETGILSAAGRHFAFLVPGIRHREGSYDRYLLKENLTAEDLTFGYGGWAPPLGGIGFGITVDRARLNKYTVEKFELHQ; the protein is encoded by the coding sequence GTGCGCATCACAAAAATCACCGTCTATCATGTTCGACTGCCGTTAAAAGTCGCCTTTGCCCATTCGCGTTCCACGCGCAGCACGGCGGAGAATGTGGTGGTTGAGGCGCTCACGGACGGCGGGGTGAGCGGTTTCGGGGAAGGGGTGCCGCGCGAATATGTCACCGGGGAAACACCGGCCTCCTCCGTGCGGTACCTGGCCAGGCTCGACTATTCCTTTCTCGCCGGGGAGTGGCGATCGCCGGCGCATGGGCTGAGCCGTCTTCAGGAGTGGGAGGGAGCTGCCGAAGGCGACGGGGCGATTTTCCCTGGCGCCGCCCGCTGCGCCCTGGGTCTCAGTGTGCTCGACGCGCTCATGAAATCGCATTGCGCCGGCGTGGGAGATCTCGCGGCGCATATCCGGGGGCTCACGCCGTGTGGTGAGCGGTCCGCCAGGGTGCGGTACAGCGCGGTGTGTTCCGGTGGTTCGGCGCGCCGCGTCGCCGCATCCTTGATCACGTACCGCCTCTACGGCTTTCGAGCCGTCAAACTCAAGGTGGGGTGGGGAGAAAAACGGGATGTGGCTCTGGTGCGCATGGCCAGGATGCTCCTGGGGCGTGGGATAGATATCAGGGTTGATGCGAATGGCGCATGGGATACCCCGACTGCGCTCAGAGTGATTCCACGCCTGTCGGCTCTCGGTATCTCTTCCGTGGAGGAACCGCTCGCGCCGGCGTGCAGGGACGATCTGCCGTTCATCAGGGCCAGGGTGAACGTCCCCATCATGCTGGACGAATCCGTCTGTTCTCCCGCTCAATTGAAACACGCGGTTGACAGCCGCTCCTGCGACGTGGTAAATATCCGGCTGTCTAAATGCGGCGGTTTCCTCGCTTCCCTGAGCATGGCCGCTGAGCTCCGCGCCAAGGGAATCGGCTATCAACTCGGGTGCCAGGTTGGTGAGACGGGGATCCTTTCGGCTGCGGGACGCCACTTTGCATTTCTCGTCCCCGGCATACGCCATAGAGAGGGGTCGTATGATCGATACCTTCTCAAAGAAAATTTGACTGCGGAGGACCTGACGTTCGGCTACGGCGGATGGGCGCCGCCTTTAGGCGGGATCGGATTTGGCATTACGGTAGACCGCGCCCGATTGAATAAGTACACGGTGGAGAAATTTGAACTGCATCAGTAA
- a CDS encoding DUF1571 domain-containing protein: MHERELKRMGVGARAVGACLCGLLWAGGASVAKGGANEPDLIELLHLAQKNYETVQDYTATFHKQQRVGGVLYGEEDILFKFKKPFMVYMKWIGDIDKGREALYAEGKHDGRLLVHLGGMINYFAPTFALHPTGALAMRRNSRPITESGLGNTITLLVQMCERAQRNGDLRVRYLGAREVGGRPVHLFERTLPRKAGYPAHRTVLALDRETGYPLSVTSYGWSGELLEKYLYDGLRTDVGLTEADFDSANSAYHFGYVTVPIP; encoded by the coding sequence TTGCACGAGCGTGAGCTGAAACGCATGGGGGTGGGGGCGCGTGCCGTCGGAGCGTGCCTCTGCGGCCTCCTGTGGGCGGGAGGTGCTTCGGTGGCGAAAGGGGGAGCGAACGAGCCTGATCTCATTGAGCTCCTGCACCTGGCGCAGAAGAACTACGAAACGGTTCAGGATTACACGGCCACATTCCATAAGCAGCAGCGGGTAGGGGGGGTCCTGTATGGAGAGGAGGATATATTATTCAAGTTTAAAAAGCCGTTCATGGTGTACATGAAATGGATCGGCGATATCGATAAGGGCAGGGAGGCTCTGTACGCAGAGGGGAAGCACGACGGGAGGCTCCTCGTCCATCTTGGTGGGATGATCAACTATTTTGCACCCACCTTTGCCCTCCACCCTACGGGCGCGCTCGCCATGCGCAGAAACTCGAGGCCCATCACGGAATCCGGTCTCGGGAATACCATCACGCTCCTCGTGCAGATGTGTGAGCGGGCGCAGCGCAATGGCGATTTACGCGTGCGCTATCTCGGCGCAAGAGAGGTGGGGGGGCGCCCGGTGCATCTGTTCGAGCGCACGCTTCCTCGCAAGGCGGGGTATCCCGCGCACAGAACAGTGCTCGCGCTCGATAGAGAAACCGGATACCCGCTCTCGGTGACCAGCTACGGATGGAGCGGCGAATTGCTCGAGAAGTACCTCTACGACGGCCTTCGGACGGATGTCGGGCTCACCGAGGCGGATTTCGATAGCGCAAACAGCGCGTACCATTTCGGCTATGTGACGGTGCCGATTCCATAG
- a CDS encoding GH3 auxin-responsive promoter family protein, with amino-acid sequence MYRTVLTPLVYGWARLHGIRAQRAFRRAAANCAAAQRAMLLAKLRYASGTEYGRRFLFSKIASPEGYRRAVPIVGYEALAPYIERIIRGERNILFPPGEKLLMFAMTSGTTATPKYVPVTGRYRRELAQGNFIWGMGLLADHPHAIDQKILHIISPSRERETERGVPCGAATGLVAESQNRIANLKYALSPDVYLIDDYDAKYYCIALLAMQHKISLLIAANPSTLVALGACLEKNAGRMIKDWYDGTLSVSERLDPALGRALASRVGRKRSLASRLDRLLAQRGRLLPRDVWPELNVIGCWTGGTLTPWLDLVREYWGPKPLRDPGLIASEGRMTIPLEDGARGGVLDIGSHFYEFTPYGEERAGGDTLLAHELREGEKYYIILTTSSGFFRYNISDVVQVTGYFGETPILKFLHKGNRISSLTGEKISEHQVVEAFRACERQLGFSVPQFTVCPGWDVPPFYFVLLEERPDGVFAGDRGERLLASIGARFDAELRELNMEYKNKRDSGRLGAPVARVIIEGSFERDKRAHIEKSGGRMEQYKHPYLSPLLDHCARFQIAGEPGAGRGEDRGASSQR; translated from the coding sequence ATGTATAGGACGGTGCTCACGCCCCTCGTGTACGGATGGGCGAGATTGCACGGGATAAGAGCGCAGAGGGCATTCCGGCGCGCTGCGGCGAACTGTGCCGCTGCACAGCGGGCGATGCTCCTCGCGAAACTCCGGTATGCCTCGGGCACCGAGTACGGGCGGCGCTTCCTGTTTTCAAAGATCGCGTCACCGGAGGGATACCGCAGGGCTGTTCCGATAGTCGGTTATGAAGCGCTCGCTCCGTACATAGAGAGGATTATACGCGGCGAGCGGAACATCCTCTTCCCCCCTGGTGAAAAACTCCTCATGTTCGCCATGACCAGCGGAACCACGGCGACGCCAAAGTATGTACCGGTGACCGGGAGGTATCGCAGGGAACTCGCGCAGGGAAACTTTATCTGGGGCATGGGCCTGCTCGCCGATCACCCCCATGCCATCGATCAAAAGATTCTGCACATTATCTCTCCGAGCCGGGAGAGAGAAACGGAGCGGGGGGTGCCCTGCGGTGCGGCTACGGGCCTGGTCGCCGAATCGCAGAATAGGATCGCCAACCTCAAATACGCGCTCTCACCCGACGTGTACCTGATCGATGACTACGACGCCAAGTATTACTGCATTGCGCTGCTGGCGATGCAGCATAAGATCTCTCTCCTGATTGCTGCAAACCCGAGCACGCTCGTGGCGCTGGGAGCCTGTTTGGAGAAAAATGCGGGGCGCATGATAAAGGATTGGTATGATGGAACACTCTCCGTGTCGGAGCGGCTTGACCCTGCATTGGGACGCGCGCTCGCTTCGCGCGTGGGCAGGAAGCGCTCGCTGGCTTCACGGCTCGATCGGCTTCTCGCCCAACGCGGCCGGCTGTTGCCCCGCGATGTGTGGCCGGAGCTCAACGTGATCGGATGCTGGACAGGGGGGACGCTCACGCCATGGCTCGACCTGGTCAGGGAGTACTGGGGTCCGAAGCCGCTGAGGGATCCCGGCCTTATCGCGTCGGAGGGGCGGATGACCATCCCGCTGGAGGATGGAGCGCGCGGGGGCGTGCTCGACATCGGAAGCCATTTCTATGAGTTCACACCATACGGTGAGGAGCGCGCGGGCGGAGACACCCTCCTCGCGCACGAGCTGCGAGAGGGGGAGAAGTACTACATAATCCTCACCACCTCATCCGGTTTTTTCCGCTATAATATCTCGGACGTGGTACAGGTGACCGGCTATTTCGGTGAAACGCCCATCCTGAAGTTTCTCCACAAGGGGAACCGCATCAGCTCATTGACCGGGGAGAAGATTTCGGAACACCAGGTGGTAGAGGCGTTTCGTGCGTGTGAGCGCCAGTTGGGTTTTTCGGTCCCCCAGTTTACCGTGTGCCCAGGCTGGGACGTGCCGCCGTTTTACTTCGTCCTCCTGGAGGAGCGTCCCGACGGCGTGTTCGCGGGCGATCGGGGTGAACGGCTCCTGGCATCGATCGGCGCGCGATTCGATGCGGAGCTCAGGGAACTGAACATGGAGTACAAAAACAAGAGGGATTCCGGGCGATTGGGGGCGCCGGTGGCGAGGGTGATCATCGAGGGCTCGTTTGAGCGCGATAAGCGGGCTCACATAGAAAAGAGCGGGGGGAGGATGGAGCAGTACAAGCATCCCTACCTGAGCCCGCTCCTTGACCACTGCGCGCGATTTCAGATTGCCGGGGAACCGGGTGCGGGGCGAGGAGAAGACCGGGGCGCCTCATCGCAACGATAG
- a CDS encoding class I SAM-dependent methyltransferase family protein produces MKYIKIDGIRYETLPLLQRVFNRAILNPLVNYIVPAKILTGFLSTSRSPLVQESILRPGGWRAMRISYENREPRDWIDKRILKDAVLTLSARNRRRMAVSALKDLIHKYRVQGDVHIVGIGTGPGFNVLEAMVDANTDRVFAYCIDEDIDAFEFGKKLADEMGLRGRVRYIAGNAVNLEHLLEVVPHIVKMVGILEYLTDDQVKELFQVSHRMLPPGGSVLVNSMRDTHGVDRYLRRVFNWHLNYRSPRKILRLFEECGFGEFHQRSDPLGVYSIVVASKR; encoded by the coding sequence GTGAAGTACATTAAAATCGATGGTATCCGCTATGAGACGCTGCCCCTGCTCCAGAGGGTATTCAACCGCGCCATCTTGAATCCCCTGGTGAATTACATTGTCCCCGCAAAGATCCTCACCGGTTTTCTCAGCACGAGCAGGAGCCCGCTCGTGCAGGAATCGATCCTGCGGCCCGGTGGATGGAGGGCCATGAGGATATCATACGAGAACCGAGAACCGAGGGATTGGATCGACAAGCGCATTCTCAAGGATGCGGTGCTCACGCTCAGCGCTCGCAACCGCAGACGGATGGCGGTGAGTGCGCTCAAGGACCTCATCCATAAATATCGCGTGCAGGGAGATGTCCATATCGTGGGTATCGGCACAGGGCCGGGCTTCAACGTGCTCGAGGCGATGGTAGATGCGAATACCGACAGGGTTTTTGCCTATTGCATCGACGAGGACATCGACGCGTTTGAATTTGGCAAGAAATTGGCCGATGAGATGGGTTTGAGGGGGCGGGTGCGCTACATCGCCGGGAACGCGGTCAACCTTGAACACCTCCTGGAGGTCGTGCCACATATCGTGAAAATGGTGGGCATCCTTGAATACCTCACGGATGACCAGGTGAAGGAGCTTTTTCAGGTGAGCCACCGCATGCTTCCCCCAGGCGGAAGCGTTCTCGTGAACAGCATGCGCGATACCCACGGGGTAGACCGTTATCTGCGCAGGGTTTTCAACTGGCATCTGAACTATCGCTCCCCTCGGAAGATTTTGAGGTTATTTGAGGAGTGCGGCTTTGGTGAATTCCATCAACGGAGCGATCCGCTCGGCGTGTATTCTATTGTCGTCGCATCGAAGCGATAG
- the fabF gene encoding beta-ketoacyl-ACP synthase II yields MSDWRRVVVTGMGLITPLGISVEENWESLVNGRSGIGRLMRFDASGYPTKIAGQVKEFNAVELVGRRDDLDSLGVHTQFALAAARVAYDDAGLKECALDPVRVGVYLGCGEGDPSFTWLAHRICESLEGDTVNMATFLRQGIEMLNAKKDIEYEPSKPGYHIANVYNAQGPNSNCLTACAASAQAMGEAACIIARGDADVMFTGGAHSMIHPMGLAGFNLLTAISTRNDDPEKASRPFDRKRDGFVLAEGAGILILEEERHALSRGAKIYGEVLGYGCSSDAYRITDIHPEGRGAAQAMQNAIRDAGIRPEQVDYINAHGTSTQINDRVETLAIKKVFLEHSTKVPVSSTKSMMGHLIAAAGAVEAAVCLLAIGRGVIPPTINQEFPDPDCDLDYVPNRAREASVRIALSNSFGFGGQNVCLVLARHGG; encoded by the coding sequence ATGAGTGATTGGCGGCGGGTCGTCGTTACCGGAATGGGTCTCATCACCCCTCTCGGAATCAGCGTGGAGGAGAATTGGGAAAGTCTTGTGAATGGCCGCTCCGGGATAGGGCGCCTCATGCGTTTCGATGCCTCCGGTTATCCCACGAAGATTGCGGGTCAGGTGAAAGAATTTAATGCCGTGGAATTGGTGGGGCGGCGCGATGATCTTGATTCCCTTGGAGTGCACACGCAGTTTGCCCTCGCAGCGGCCCGCGTGGCATACGACGATGCGGGTCTCAAGGAATGCGCGCTCGATCCCGTGCGGGTAGGCGTGTACCTCGGGTGCGGCGAGGGTGATCCGAGCTTCACTTGGTTGGCGCACCGGATCTGCGAGTCGCTGGAGGGGGATACGGTGAATATGGCGACATTCCTGCGCCAAGGCATTGAGATGCTCAACGCCAAGAAGGACATCGAGTATGAGCCCAGTAAGCCGGGATACCACATCGCAAACGTGTATAATGCGCAGGGGCCGAACTCTAACTGTCTCACCGCGTGCGCCGCGAGCGCGCAGGCGATGGGGGAGGCGGCGTGCATAATCGCGCGGGGCGATGCGGATGTCATGTTCACGGGTGGGGCTCACTCGATGATTCATCCGATGGGCCTCGCCGGGTTCAACCTGCTCACGGCGATCTCCACCCGCAACGATGACCCCGAGAAAGCGAGCAGGCCCTTCGATCGCAAGCGGGACGGATTTGTGCTCGCCGAGGGGGCCGGTATCCTCATCCTGGAGGAAGAGCGGCACGCCCTTTCTCGGGGGGCAAAAATCTACGGCGAGGTCCTCGGCTACGGCTGTTCTTCCGATGCATACCGCATTACCGATATCCATCCCGAGGGGAGGGGGGCCGCCCAGGCGATGCAGAACGCCATACGGGATGCGGGCATCCGGCCGGAGCAGGTGGACTACATCAATGCGCACGGCACGTCAACCCAGATCAATGACAGAGTTGAAACGCTCGCGATTAAGAAGGTTTTTCTCGAACACAGCACAAAGGTGCCGGTGAGTTCGACCAAATCGATGATGGGACACCTCATCGCTGCCGCCGGTGCGGTCGAAGCCGCCGTCTGCCTTCTCGCCATCGGGCGCGGCGTCATCCCCCCCACGATCAATCAGGAATTTCCCGATCCCGACTGTGACCTCGACTACGTGCCCAACAGGGCGCGCGAGGCGAGCGTCCGCATCGCGCTCTCGAACTCCTTTGGATTCGGCGGCCAGAATGTATGCCTGGTGCTCGCCCGGCATGGGGGGTGA
- a CDS encoding beta-ketoacyl-[acyl-carrier-protein] synthase family protein, with the protein MGDMVYYLKSALWACFPGSAPQKRAWAAQWGGETLGWRWRIPDAFNEGPILDGMAMTGNKRRVGIVGIGVISPIGQSTHDYWSNLIARRSGVSHISLFDASTFPTTIAAEVKDFDPLKYIEKRKSLKVMMRDMQFAVAATKEAAEDARLDQPQPDPTRIGVVFGAGMISTDVCELAPAIARSLDGAGQFDMARFGAEGIHLLFPLWLLKQLPNMLASHVSINYNAQGPSNTITTGCSASAHAIGEASRIISRGGADIVITGGASSCITPLKLIRYHKLGVLSRRNDFPEMASCPFDARRDGFVIGEGAGIIILEEIEHARARGARIYAELLGYGSSVDMQRSPGGAVETSSKSRAMRAAVADAGIAASEVDYISAHGNSIPFTDRLETMAIKEVWGGRAYSIPVSSIKGQIGDLTSASGAMGLISAAMAIHHRVIPCTMNYEVRDPECDLDYVPQPRPAAVSCALCNSFDFMGQNVSLVLRKVS; encoded by the coding sequence ATGGGTGATATGGTCTATTATTTAAAATCGGCCCTGTGGGCCTGTTTTCCCGGCAGCGCTCCTCAAAAACGGGCGTGGGCAGCGCAATGGGGAGGGGAGACACTCGGTTGGCGATGGCGGATCCCCGATGCGTTCAATGAGGGACCGATTCTGGACGGGATGGCAATGACCGGGAATAAGAGAAGAGTGGGCATCGTGGGCATCGGGGTGATCAGCCCCATCGGGCAGAGCACGCACGACTACTGGTCGAATCTCATCGCCCGAAGATCGGGGGTTTCGCACATTTCGCTTTTCGACGCCTCAACGTTTCCGACCACCATTGCGGCAGAGGTGAAGGATTTTGATCCGCTCAAGTACATTGAGAAACGGAAGTCCCTCAAGGTAATGATGAGGGACATGCAATTCGCCGTTGCAGCGACGAAAGAGGCCGCTGAGGATGCCCGGCTGGACCAGCCCCAGCCTGACCCCACGCGGATAGGTGTGGTCTTCGGCGCGGGAATGATCTCAACCGATGTATGCGAGCTCGCGCCGGCCATCGCGAGGTCGCTGGATGGAGCTGGACAATTCGATATGGCGCGCTTCGGCGCTGAGGGGATACACCTGCTCTTTCCCCTCTGGCTCCTCAAGCAGCTCCCCAACATGCTCGCATCCCATGTCTCGATTAATTATAACGCCCAGGGGCCCAGTAACACCATTACCACCGGCTGTTCTGCGAGCGCGCATGCGATCGGTGAAGCATCCCGCATCATTTCGCGGGGAGGGGCGGATATTGTGATCACGGGGGGGGCGAGTTCATGTATCACCCCCCTCAAGCTGATCCGCTATCACAAACTTGGCGTCCTCTCCCGGAGGAACGATTTTCCCGAGATGGCGAGTTGCCCCTTTGACGCCAGGAGGGACGGATTCGTCATTGGGGAGGGGGCAGGGATCATCATCCTGGAAGAGATCGAACACGCGCGGGCGCGGGGGGCGCGTATCTACGCGGAACTGCTCGGATACGGAAGCTCGGTGGACATGCAGAGAAGCCCAGGGGGCGCGGTCGAGACGTCAAGCAAATCACGCGCCATGCGGGCTGCGGTCGCGGACGCGGGCATTGCGGCATCGGAGGTCGACTACATCAGCGCCCATGGGAATTCAATCCCCTTTACGGACAGGTTGGAGACGATGGCCATTAAGGAAGTCTGGGGTGGGCGGGCATACTCAATCCCTGTGAGTTCAATTAAGGGCCAGATCGGCGACCTGACGTCGGCTTCGGGAGCCATGGGGCTCATCTCGGCAGCGATGGCCATTCATCATCGGGTGATCCCCTGCACGATGAACTACGAAGTGAGGGATCCTGAGTGTGACCTGGACTATGTCCCGCAGCCCCGGCCGGCAGCCGTGTCGTGTGCGCTGTGCAATTCGTTTGACTTCATGGGGCAGAACGTGAGCCTTGTGCTGCGGAAAGTGAGTTGA
- a CDS encoding DUF3006 domain-containing protein, with the protein MKARVVIDRIEGELAVLEVEGEGIVEWPVKFLPRGIKEGNVLDVEFVINREAEAAQRAKISKLQQELLDRTKKMEEKQ; encoded by the coding sequence ATGAAGGCGAGGGTGGTTATAGACCGTATTGAGGGAGAGCTGGCAGTCCTTGAAGTTGAAGGAGAGGGGATCGTGGAGTGGCCCGTGAAGTTTCTCCCCCGGGGGATAAAAGAGGGGAATGTCCTCGACGTGGAATTTGTGATTAACCGCGAGGCAGAGGCCGCGCAGCGTGCAAAGATTTCAAAACTCCAGCAGGAGCTTCTCGATCGAACGAAGAAGATGGAAGAGAAACAGTAA